In Saccharomonospora marina XMU15, one genomic interval encodes:
- a CDS encoding DUF4232 domain-containing protein, with product MTRKRVASPAVALVATGVAAVLGLAGCGGGAQNTAGSAQSPVQSRPSDQRTTQAQPTAETEADPTTSESVRGSGTPAQGGPAPCRSAELALSLGRGSAAAGTYYRPLRFTNEGDDRCVLRGFPGVSYVAGEDGRQVGPAAGREGPKGDPVSLGPGEVAHAVVGFVQVRNYDPAACKPTPVRGLRVYPPGETGAKYIEAPGTGCASDDIPGNQLTVRTVEPGPGGA from the coding sequence ATGACCAGGAAGCGCGTCGCAAGCCCGGCCGTGGCGCTGGTGGCCACCGGGGTGGCCGCGGTGCTCGGCCTCGCAGGCTGCGGTGGCGGCGCACAGAACACGGCGGGTTCGGCGCAGTCGCCGGTTCAGTCGCGGCCGAGTGACCAGCGTACCACGCAGGCGCAGCCCACAGCTGAAACCGAGGCCGACCCCACGACCAGCGAGTCGGTGCGGGGAAGTGGCACGCCCGCGCAGGGCGGGCCCGCGCCGTGCCGGTCGGCGGAGCTGGCACTTTCGCTGGGGCGTGGTTCCGCCGCGGCAGGTACCTACTACCGGCCGCTGCGGTTCACCAACGAGGGCGACGACCGGTGCGTGTTGCGCGGCTTCCCCGGCGTCTCCTACGTCGCGGGGGAGGACGGCCGCCAGGTGGGCCCGGCCGCGGGACGGGAAGGGCCCAAGGGCGACCCGGTTTCGCTCGGACCGGGCGAGGTCGCCCACGCCGTGGTGGGGTTCGTGCAGGTCCGCAACTACGACCCGGCCGCGTGCAAGCCGACACCGGTGCGCGGGCTACGCGTGTACCCACCAGGAGAAACCGGGGCCAAGTACATCGAGGCACCAGGCACCGGCTGTGCGAGCGACGACATCCCCGGCAACCAGTTGACAGTGCGTACCGTCGAACCCGGCCCCGGTGGCGCCTGA
- a CDS encoding MFS transporter, with the protein MLRTRGGLGWLLASSAAGNLGDGITKVAFPLLAATLTRDPVLIAGLAAAQFLPWLLLALLTGVLLDRVDRRTAIVLANTVRAVTVAATALLVHLGFASIWVVYAAALVVGAAETVADSATNVLVPAVVRGKGLSRANSMLQGTEIVGQTFVGGPVGSVTFAVFAAFPFLLNSAAFALGAALLLAMAGSYRPPARQTPASGVRADVASGFRWLRSSPVLLRLLVFAGLLSFTTELAQAQLVLYALQDLGLSEAAFGVFAFVGGIGGLAGAAAATRLLDRIGRRGVLAGGIAVSGTAFIAMGASEDAVLSAVLFAVFAAAIVTVNVMLATARHVLVPSELLGRVLGVWRTVVWGAIPAGALLGGVLTDALGTSSATFVVSGLSQLALAAAAALAVRR; encoded by the coding sequence ATGCTTCGCACGCGCGGCGGGTTGGGCTGGCTGCTGGCCTCCAGCGCGGCGGGCAACCTCGGTGACGGCATCACCAAGGTGGCATTTCCGCTGCTGGCGGCAACCCTGACCAGGGATCCGGTGCTGATCGCTGGACTCGCCGCGGCCCAGTTCCTTCCGTGGCTGCTGCTGGCGCTACTGACCGGCGTGCTGCTGGACCGGGTCGACAGGCGCACGGCGATCGTGCTCGCCAACACCGTGCGGGCGGTCACGGTGGCCGCCACCGCGCTGCTCGTGCATCTCGGGTTCGCCTCGATCTGGGTGGTCTACGCGGCGGCGCTTGTGGTCGGCGCCGCCGAGACGGTCGCCGACAGCGCCACCAACGTGCTGGTTCCGGCCGTGGTGCGAGGTAAGGGTCTTTCGCGGGCGAACAGCATGTTGCAGGGCACCGAGATCGTCGGGCAGACGTTCGTGGGCGGGCCCGTGGGCAGCGTGACGTTCGCGGTGTTCGCCGCTTTCCCGTTCCTGCTCAACTCAGCGGCGTTCGCGCTGGGCGCGGCACTGCTGCTGGCTATGGCGGGCAGCTACCGCCCGCCCGCCAGGCAGACTCCGGCTTCGGGGGTGCGTGCCGATGTCGCCAGCGGGTTCCGCTGGCTGCGCAGCAGCCCGGTGCTGCTCAGGCTGCTCGTCTTCGCCGGGCTCCTCAGCTTCACCACCGAGTTGGCGCAGGCACAGCTCGTGCTCTACGCGTTGCAGGACCTCGGTCTGAGCGAGGCCGCCTTCGGTGTGTTCGCCTTCGTGGGCGGGATCGGCGGGCTCGCCGGCGCGGCGGCGGCCACCCGATTGCTCGACAGGATCGGCAGGCGCGGTGTACTCGCGGGCGGCATCGCGGTGTCGGGCACAGCCTTCATCGCCATGGGGGCCAGTGAGGATGCGGTGCTTTCCGCTGTGCTGTTCGCGGTGTTCGCGGCGGCGATCGTGACCGTCAACGTCATGCTCGCGACGGCGAGGCACGTGCTGGTACCGAGCGAGTTGCTCGGCAGGGTGCTCGGAGTGTGGCGAACCGTGGTGTGGGGTGCCATCCCCGCGGGCGCGTTGCTTGGTGGCGTGCTCACCGACGCATTGGGCACCTCCAGTGCGACGTTCGTGGTGTCGGGGCTGTCGCAGCTCGCCCTCGCCGCGGCCGCGGCGCTGGCCGTGCGCCGATGA
- the pheA gene encoding prephenate dehydratase, with product MSRIAYFGPQGTFTEQAARRLAADDELFPVETISAALTAVRKGEAAGACVPVENSVEGAVTATLDGLAEDAPLVAVAEELLAVHFSVLTRDDVETVGTVASHPHALAQVSQWLAANLPQARTVVASSTAAAAVAVQRGEYDAAVAAPVAVEHYPLRVLATGVADVPDARTRFLLLRPPGTLAEPTGCDRTSIVAAAANRTGALAELLTELAFRGINLTRLDARPIKGNFGLYRFFIDFEGHIFEPRIGDALAALRRRCNNVRFLGSHPRADGVAATVEQGAANQDFVNAADWVAAVRRGELA from the coding sequence GTGTCACGGATCGCCTATTTCGGACCTCAGGGAACCTTCACCGAGCAGGCCGCGCGCCGACTCGCGGCCGACGACGAACTGTTCCCGGTGGAGACGATCTCGGCAGCGCTGACCGCCGTCCGCAAGGGCGAGGCCGCCGGTGCCTGCGTGCCCGTCGAGAACTCGGTGGAGGGTGCCGTCACCGCGACGCTCGACGGGCTCGCCGAGGACGCTCCACTCGTGGCCGTGGCGGAGGAACTGCTGGCCGTGCACTTCAGCGTGCTCACCCGCGACGACGTGGAGACCGTGGGCACGGTCGCCAGCCACCCGCACGCCCTCGCCCAGGTCAGTCAGTGGCTCGCGGCCAACCTTCCGCAGGCCCGCACCGTCGTCGCGTCGTCGACGGCGGCGGCCGCCGTGGCCGTGCAACGAGGGGAGTACGACGCCGCTGTCGCCGCTCCGGTTGCCGTCGAGCACTACCCGCTACGCGTACTGGCCACCGGTGTCGCCGACGTGCCGGACGCACGGACGCGGTTCCTGCTGCTGCGCCCGCCGGGCACGCTTGCCGAGCCCACCGGATGCGACCGCACCTCGATCGTGGCCGCGGCGGCCAACCGCACCGGCGCACTCGCCGAACTGCTCACCGAACTGGCGTTTCGCGGCATCAACCTCACGCGACTGGACGCGCGCCCGATCAAAGGCAATTTCGGTCTCTACCGGTTCTTCATCGACTTCGAGGGCCATATCTTCGAACCGAGGATCGGTGACGCGCTCGCAGCGCTTCGCCGCCGCTGCAACAACGTCCGCTTTCTCGGCTCGCACCCGAGGGCGGACGGGGTGGCCGCGACGGTCGAGCAGGGAGCGGCCAACCAGGACTTCGTGAACGCGGCAGACTGGGTCGCCGCCGTGAGAAGGGGAGAACTGGCGTGA
- a CDS encoding metallopeptidase family protein: MSEARFEELVADALDQLPPEFASAMDNVVVLVEERNESEPDILGLYHGVALTERGHDYGGVLPDRISIYREPILGMCDTEDDVVEEVLVTVVHEVAHHFGIDDARLHELGWG; encoded by the coding sequence ATGAGCGAAGCCCGGTTCGAGGAACTGGTGGCTGATGCGCTTGACCAACTGCCGCCGGAGTTCGCCTCGGCCATGGACAACGTCGTGGTGCTCGTCGAGGAGCGCAACGAGTCCGAGCCCGACATCCTCGGGCTCTACCACGGCGTCGCGCTCACCGAGCGCGGTCACGACTACGGCGGGGTGCTGCCCGACCGCATCTCCATCTACCGCGAACCCATACTCGGCATGTGCGACACCGAGGACGACGTGGTGGAGGAAGTGCTCGTCACCGTGGTCCACGAGGTGGCACATCACTTCGGTATCGACGACGCGCGGCTGCACGAGCTGGGCTGGGGATAG
- a CDS encoding histidine phosphatase family protein: MRLYLVRHAQSTANVLRTLNTALPGPPLTDLGRQQAQALAKRLGEEPVAAVYASHAIRAQQTAQPLAEALSTEVNPLDGVHEVNVGDLEDRGDPEAIETYFKVVHPWTQGDLSPSMPGGESGHEVRERFLGAVERLRGLHAEQHADGVVVVVSHGGAIRLGAEWMSRNVTSEVADKGLLPNTGIVRLEALPDGGWHCHDWAGMALG, translated from the coding sequence GTGAGGCTCTACCTGGTACGGCACGCGCAGAGCACCGCCAACGTGCTGCGGACGCTGAACACCGCGTTGCCGGGACCACCGCTGACCGACCTGGGCAGGCAGCAGGCGCAGGCACTGGCGAAGCGGTTGGGCGAGGAGCCGGTCGCGGCCGTCTACGCATCCCACGCGATCCGGGCGCAGCAGACGGCCCAGCCGCTGGCCGAAGCGTTGTCCACGGAGGTCAACCCGCTCGACGGGGTGCACGAGGTGAACGTCGGCGATCTGGAGGACCGCGGCGACCCGGAGGCGATCGAAACCTACTTCAAGGTCGTGCACCCGTGGACCCAGGGCGATCTCAGCCCTTCCATGCCGGGTGGGGAGAGCGGGCACGAGGTACGCGAACGGTTCCTCGGCGCGGTCGAGCGGCTGCGCGGCCTGCACGCGGAGCAACACGCCGACGGGGTAGTCGTCGTGGTCAGTCACGGCGGCGCGATCAGGCTCGGTGCCGAATGGATGTCGCGCAACGTCACCTCGGAGGTCGCCGACAAGGGTCTGCTGCCCAACACCGGAATCGTGCGGCTGGAGGCGTTGCCCGACGGTGGCTGGCACTGCCATGACTGGGCGGGTATGGCGCTGGGTTGA
- the serS gene encoding serine--tRNA ligase, whose translation MIDLRTLREEPDVVRASQRARGEDEGVVDTLLSLDATRRSAIARADTLRAEQKQLGKKIGKASGEEREALLAQGKELAARVKAAESEQARASAEFDELYQRLPNLVRPGVPSGGEDDYVVLKHVGTPPEFDFTPRDHLELGEGLRAVDMERGAKVSGARFYFLTGIGAQLQLALLNMAAAQATANGFQLMIPPVLVRPEVMSGTGFLGAHASEVYQLPDEDLYLVGTSEVPLAGYHADEILELSAGPLRYAGWSSCFRREAGSYGKDTRGIIRVHQFDKVEMFVFCRPQEAQAEHERLLGWEEEMLAKIEVPYRVIDTAAGDLGSSAARKYDCEAWVPSQQTYRELTSTSDCTTYQARRLSVRYRDDDGRPQIAATLNGTLATTRWLVAILENHQQPDGSVRVPEAMRPFLGGREVLAPVGE comes from the coding sequence GTGATCGACCTCAGGACCCTGCGCGAGGAACCGGACGTCGTGCGCGCCTCCCAGCGCGCCCGCGGTGAGGACGAGGGCGTGGTGGACACTTTGCTGTCCCTCGACGCCACGCGTAGGTCCGCCATTGCCCGCGCCGACACGCTGCGCGCCGAGCAGAAGCAACTCGGCAAGAAGATCGGCAAGGCGTCGGGCGAGGAGCGCGAAGCGCTGCTCGCACAGGGCAAGGAGCTGGCCGCGCGGGTCAAGGCCGCAGAGAGCGAGCAGGCGAGGGCCAGCGCGGAGTTCGACGAGCTGTACCAGCGGCTGCCGAACCTGGTGCGCCCCGGAGTGCCCTCCGGCGGCGAGGACGACTACGTGGTGCTCAAGCACGTCGGCACACCACCGGAGTTCGACTTCACTCCCAGGGATCACCTGGAACTCGGCGAGGGACTGCGCGCCGTCGACATGGAACGCGGCGCCAAGGTCTCCGGAGCCCGGTTCTACTTCCTCACCGGCATCGGCGCGCAGTTGCAGCTCGCGTTGCTGAACATGGCCGCGGCGCAGGCGACGGCCAACGGCTTCCAGCTGATGATCCCGCCGGTGCTGGTGCGTCCGGAGGTCATGTCGGGCACCGGTTTCCTCGGCGCGCACGCCTCCGAGGTCTACCAGCTGCCGGATGAGGACCTCTACCTGGTCGGGACCTCGGAGGTCCCGCTCGCCGGGTACCACGCCGACGAGATCCTCGAGCTTTCAGCCGGGCCGCTTCGCTACGCCGGGTGGTCGTCGTGCTTTCGCCGCGAGGCGGGCTCCTACGGCAAGGACACCAGGGGCATCATCCGCGTGCACCAGTTCGACAAGGTGGAGATGTTCGTCTTCTGCAGGCCGCAGGAGGCACAGGCCGAACACGAGCGGCTGCTCGGCTGGGAGGAGGAGATGCTGGCCAAGATCGAGGTGCCTTACCGGGTGATCGACACGGCAGCGGGTGACCTCGGCTCCAGCGCGGCCCGCAAGTACGACTGCGAGGCCTGGGTGCCCAGCCAGCAGACCTACCGTGAGCTGACCTCCACCTCCGACTGCACCACCTACCAGGCGCGCAGGCTTTCGGTTCGCTACCGCGACGACGACGGGCGGCCGCAGATCGCCGCGACGCTCAACGGCACACTCGCCACCACCCGTTGGCTGGTGGCGATCCTGGAGAACCACCAGCAGCCCGACGGCTCGGTGCGGGTGCCGGAAGCGATGCGGCCGTTCCTAGGCGGTCGCGAGGTTCTTGCCCCCGTTGGCGAATAG
- a CDS encoding DUF350 domain-containing protein: MLVALSETFGTDLARGIGAIMLYAIVGLVLMLLGFYAIDFTTPGRLSELVRRGLPNAVVVTASGMVSMAFIIVIAIWSSASDLAEGLITALVYGLIGIVAQVLAVRLLEWVTRIDVRSTIESDRFTPASFVVAAAHVALGLVVAVAIS, translated from the coding sequence GTGCTTGTTGCACTGTCCGAGACCTTCGGCACCGACCTCGCCAGGGGAATCGGCGCGATCATGCTCTACGCGATCGTCGGCCTCGTGCTGATGCTCCTCGGTTTCTACGCGATCGACTTCACCACACCGGGGAGGTTGTCGGAACTCGTGCGGCGCGGCCTGCCGAACGCGGTGGTGGTCACCGCGTCGGGCATGGTTTCCATGGCGTTCATCATCGTGATCGCCATCTGGTCGTCGGCGAGCGACCTGGCCGAGGGGCTCATCACCGCGCTGGTCTACGGGCTGATCGGCATCGTCGCGCAGGTGCTCGCGGTACGGCTGCTGGAGTGGGTGACCCGCATCGACGTGCGTTCCACCATCGAGAGCGACCGGTTCACTCCGGCCAGCTTCGTCGTGGCCGCCGCGCACGTCGCTCTCGGCTTGGTGGTGGCCGTGGCCATCTCCTAA
- a CDS encoding glutathionylspermidine synthase family protein — translation MHRESRQARPDWQRIVAEQGLVFGTPARYASGKARPYWDESVHYVLSMEEVLSVEADVELLHSMCLEAVDHVVTAQRYAEFGIPEWVWPHIAESWRRGDPHIYGRFDLRYDGRGPAKLLEYNADTPTSLLEASVVQWHWKTDVFPDDDQWNSVHERLVQRWEQVGGRLPSKELHFTWSSADRTGEDHITTSYLQETAAEAGLDTVGLAIEEIGWDPLLKRFVDLEEAPMATVVKLYPWEWVIDEEFGRFAVESLPRTMWIEPLWKMLLSNKAILGLLWENYPGHPNLLPAFIDQPGVLTEYVRKPKLGREGANVQIVAPGYETQTGGVYGTEGFVYQAFDPLPEFEGFRPALGAWIVGDESAGLGIRETAGLVTDDGAAFVPHRIPQS, via the coding sequence TTGCACAGGGAGTCGCGGCAAGCTCGGCCCGACTGGCAACGCATCGTAGCCGAACAGGGGCTCGTTTTCGGCACACCGGCGCGATACGCCTCCGGCAAGGCGCGGCCGTACTGGGACGAGTCGGTGCACTACGTGCTTTCCATGGAGGAGGTGCTCTCCGTGGAGGCCGACGTCGAACTGCTGCACTCGATGTGCCTGGAAGCCGTCGACCACGTCGTGACGGCACAGCGATACGCCGAGTTCGGGATTCCGGAGTGGGTGTGGCCGCACATCGCGGAGTCGTGGCGGCGCGGCGACCCGCACATCTACGGCCGGTTCGACCTGCGCTACGACGGCAGGGGGCCTGCCAAGCTGCTGGAGTACAACGCCGACACCCCCACCTCGTTGCTCGAGGCCTCGGTGGTGCAGTGGCACTGGAAGACCGACGTCTTCCCCGACGACGACCAGTGGAACTCCGTGCACGAACGGCTGGTGCAGCGCTGGGAGCAGGTCGGAGGACGGCTGCCGTCGAAGGAACTGCACTTCACCTGGTCCAGCGCCGACCGCACCGGTGAGGACCACATCACCACCTCCTACCTGCAGGAGACGGCGGCCGAGGCGGGCCTCGACACCGTGGGCCTGGCCATCGAGGAGATCGGTTGGGACCCGCTGCTGAAGCGGTTCGTGGACCTGGAAGAGGCCCCGATGGCCACCGTCGTGAAGCTCTACCCGTGGGAATGGGTGATCGACGAGGAGTTCGGCCGCTTCGCCGTCGAGTCGCTGCCGCGGACGATGTGGATCGAACCGCTGTGGAAGATGCTGCTGTCCAACAAGGCCATCCTCGGCCTGTTGTGGGAGAACTACCCGGGCCACCCCAACCTGCTACCCGCGTTCATCGACCAACCCGGCGTCCTCACCGAGTACGTGCGCAAGCCCAAGCTGGGTCGGGAGGGCGCCAACGTTCAGATCGTCGCGCCCGGCTACGAGACCCAGACCGGTGGCGTTTACGGCACCGAAGGCTTTGTCTACCAGGCCTTCGACCCGCTGCCGGAGTTCGAAGGGTTCAGACCTGCGCTGGGCGCGTGGATCGTCGGCGACGAGTCGGCCGGACTGGGCATCCGGGAGACCGCTGGACTGGTCACCGATGACGGTGCGGCTTTTGTGCCCCACCGCATACCCCAATCGTGA
- a CDS encoding haloalkane dehalogenase — translation MRLLRTPEDRFADLPDFDYPALYADVDHPVHGIVRIGYVEAGPPDGPTVLLLHGEPSWSFLYRKLLPVLADAGLRAIAADLVGFGRSDKPAEVADHTYARHVEWMRAFAFDALDLRGLTLVGQDWGGLIGLRLVAEHPDRFAGVVAANTGLPTGDHDMPAVWWEFHDAVQNAPVLDVARFVQSGCVRELTEAERAAYDAPFPNETYKAGPRAMPGLVPTTPDDPATEANRRAWQTLSTLELPFLCAFSDRDPITGAMAPILRRRMAGAEGRQHPTITGAGHFLQEDAGERLAEVVVDFVRELH, via the coding sequence GTGCGGCTACTGCGGACACCAGAAGACCGATTCGCCGACCTCCCCGACTTCGACTATCCGGCCCTCTACGCGGACGTGGACCATCCCGTGCACGGGATCGTCCGGATCGGGTACGTGGAAGCCGGTCCGCCGGACGGGCCGACGGTGCTGTTGCTGCACGGCGAGCCGAGTTGGTCCTTTCTCTACCGCAAGTTGTTGCCGGTGCTGGCCGACGCCGGGCTGCGCGCGATCGCTGCCGACCTGGTCGGGTTCGGCCGCTCCGACAAGCCCGCCGAGGTGGCCGACCACACTTACGCCAGGCACGTCGAGTGGATGCGGGCCTTCGCGTTCGACGCGCTCGACCTGCGCGGGCTCACCCTGGTGGGGCAGGACTGGGGCGGGTTGATCGGGCTGCGACTCGTCGCCGAGCACCCGGACCGCTTCGCCGGTGTGGTGGCCGCCAATACCGGGCTGCCGACCGGCGACCACGACATGCCCGCCGTGTGGTGGGAGTTCCACGACGCGGTGCAGAACGCTCCCGTGCTGGACGTTGCGCGCTTCGTGCAGTCAGGTTGCGTACGCGAGCTGACCGAGGCGGAACGAGCGGCCTACGACGCCCCGTTCCCCAACGAGACGTACAAGGCCGGGCCGAGGGCGATGCCCGGCCTGGTGCCGACCACCCCCGACGACCCGGCCACGGAGGCCAACCGCAGGGCATGGCAGACACTGTCGACCCTGGAGTTGCCGTTCCTGTGTGCCTTCTCCGACCGTGACCCGATCACCGGCGCGATGGCACCGATCCTGCGGCGCCGGATGGCGGGCGCCGAGGGCAGGCAGCATCCCACGATCACCGGTGCGGGCCACTTCCTGCAGGAGGACGCGGGCGAGCGGTTGGCCGAGGTCGTGGTCGACTTCGTGCGCGAGTTGCACTGA
- a CDS encoding macro domain-containing protein: MTAESGTQARNGSDTAATPPHLPELVLCAVDEPLARAWQTVRDTVSGSVHVHHGSVLDVAAQAVVSPANSYGWMRGGIDAVYARAFPGIEQQVRSTVLAYHGGELPIGEAVVVPTGEVAPEWLISAPTMREPGERLAEDSVHPYLAARAVFQLWRDGRFEHGVEISEAVQTIAMPGLGTGVGGISPMTCARQVAAAWAEVFERG; the protein is encoded by the coding sequence GTGACCGCCGAATCAGGCACGCAGGCACGAAACGGGTCCGACACGGCAGCCACTCCACCGCACTTGCCAGAGCTGGTGCTGTGCGCGGTCGACGAGCCGTTGGCGAGAGCTTGGCAAACGGTACGCGACACGGTTTCGGGTTCGGTGCACGTCCACCACGGCTCGGTACTCGACGTGGCCGCGCAGGCGGTGGTGAGCCCTGCGAACTCCTACGGCTGGATGCGCGGCGGCATCGACGCCGTCTACGCCAGGGCCTTCCCCGGCATCGAACAGCAGGTGCGCAGCACCGTGCTGGCCTACCACGGCGGCGAACTGCCGATCGGGGAGGCGGTGGTGGTGCCGACCGGCGAAGTGGCCCCCGAGTGGTTGATCAGTGCGCCGACGATGCGGGAGCCTGGCGAGCGGCTTGCGGAGGACTCCGTACACCCCTACCTGGCCGCTCGAGCGGTCTTCCAACTCTGGCGCGACGGCAGGTTCGAGCACGGCGTCGAGATCAGCGAGGCCGTACAGACCATCGCCATGCCCGGCCTCGGCACCGGCGTGGGCGGCATCTCGCCGATGACGTGCGCCAGGCAGGTGGCGGCCGCCTGGGCGGAGGTCTTCGAACGCGGCTGA
- a CDS encoding septum formation family protein gives MSDQPVRLRSTRAAVRTRVLMVGLFLGALLALSVSWVFALGPESERVKAEREAQRIVAAREQAFRSPPGSCLTWTKPDASDVSKVSCEKEHLFEVVGAADISDEYGPRAKAPDIDGWRKLTEERCGSIARDYLPKPLDPFGKLTLGVLRPDTEQWARGDRKLHCGLQWVGPGGEMQQLDKPAAEINQSNVWQPGTCLALVGKTVGDPISCSAKHSYEIVGLVDLRDEFDEYPPPDKQMTWLDTTCSKIARDYTGGKDLAKDGLILSWDVREKESWDAGSTLVNCKVGAVLEDDSGLAPVRGSVKKSEKPPETKDGKAADGEKSGEGKDGDTDQGPGGGGESQSPETQDTGG, from the coding sequence ATGTCCGACCAGCCTGTCCGGTTACGTTCGACCAGAGCCGCGGTTCGTACCCGCGTGCTCATGGTCGGCCTTTTCCTCGGCGCACTGCTCGCGCTGTCCGTGAGCTGGGTTTTCGCGCTGGGACCCGAGAGCGAACGCGTCAAGGCGGAGCGCGAGGCGCAGCGCATCGTCGCGGCACGGGAGCAGGCCTTCCGCTCGCCCCCCGGCAGCTGCCTGACCTGGACCAAACCCGACGCGAGCGACGTATCCAAGGTCTCGTGTGAGAAGGAGCACCTGTTCGAGGTCGTCGGTGCCGCGGACATCTCCGACGAGTACGGCCCAAGGGCCAAGGCACCCGACATCGACGGCTGGCGCAAACTCACCGAGGAGCGCTGCGGCAGCATCGCGCGCGACTACCTGCCCAAGCCGCTCGACCCGTTCGGCAAGCTGACGCTCGGAGTGCTCCGCCCCGACACCGAACAGTGGGCACGGGGCGACCGCAAGCTGCACTGCGGGTTGCAGTGGGTCGGTCCGGGCGGGGAGATGCAGCAGCTGGACAAACCCGCCGCCGAGATCAACCAGTCCAACGTCTGGCAGCCGGGCACGTGCCTCGCGCTGGTCGGCAAGACGGTGGGCGACCCGATCTCGTGTTCGGCCAAACACTCCTACGAGATCGTCGGGCTCGTCGACCTGCGCGACGAGTTCGACGAGTACCCACCGCCCGACAAGCAGATGACCTGGTTGGACACGACCTGCTCCAAGATCGCCAGGGACTACACCGGCGGGAAGGATCTCGCCAAGGACGGGCTGATCCTGAGCTGGGACGTGCGGGAGAAGGAAAGCTGGGACGCGGGCTCGACGCTGGTCAACTGCAAGGTCGGTGCCGTGTTGGAGGACGACAGCGGCCTCGCACCGGTGCGCGGCAGTGTGAAGAAGTCCGAGAAGCCGCCCGAGACCAAGGACGGCAAGGCGGCCGATGGCGAGAAGTCCGGTGAAGGCAAGGATGGCGACACCGACCAGGGCCCGGGTGGCGGCGGGGAGTCCCAGTCGCCCGAAACGCAGGACACCGGCGGGTGA
- a CDS encoding MFS transporter produces MSTVESRSSRRWWALLLIATAQFMVIMDTSIIGVALPRIQADLGFSQENLSWVFNAYVIAFGGLLLLGGRLSDLLGARRVFNIGWLVLLAGSAVAGAAGAIWVELAGRALQGVGAALIAPAALTLLMMLFGGNPRELTKALSLYGAAAPAGGTAGVFLGGVITEYIDWPWVFYINIPIALIVLAATPALMPAGASRRGSTDVLGAVTVTAGLAVGVYAIVRAPEAGWGSAETVIGLVLAVALLGVFLAMQAKRRAPLVRLGIFGTPNLGAANLAQLLLGAAWIPMWFFLNLYLQQVLGLGAFASGSALLPTTTIIMVIMIAVAPRLMARFGAKPMVVAGLVVLALGLVWLSFVRPTGSFWADVLPASLVTATGMALAFVPSLGTAISSARPEEGGLASGIVNTSYQIGSALGLAAMTALATSLGAGRLGEPEALTDGISAAFLGAAGIAVAGALLAGATLRGRRTAAPSQPSGADSVDSLA; encoded by the coding sequence ATGTCGACAGTGGAATCTCGAAGCAGTAGGCGGTGGTGGGCACTGCTGCTCATCGCCACCGCACAGTTCATGGTGATCATGGACACCTCGATCATCGGTGTCGCACTACCGCGCATCCAGGCCGATCTCGGCTTCTCCCAGGAAAACCTGTCCTGGGTGTTCAACGCCTACGTGATCGCCTTCGGCGGTCTGCTGCTGCTCGGCGGCAGGCTGTCCGACCTGCTGGGCGCCCGCCGGGTGTTCAACATCGGCTGGCTCGTCCTGCTGGCGGGTTCGGCGGTGGCAGGAGCGGCAGGCGCGATCTGGGTGGAACTGGCGGGCAGGGCGCTGCAGGGCGTCGGCGCCGCACTCATCGCTCCCGCCGCGCTCACCCTGCTGATGATGCTCTTCGGCGGCAATCCCAGGGAGTTGACCAAGGCCCTTTCACTCTACGGAGCCGCCGCGCCCGCGGGCGGCACGGCGGGTGTCTTCCTCGGCGGCGTGATCACCGAGTACATCGACTGGCCGTGGGTCTTCTACATCAACATCCCGATCGCACTGATCGTGCTGGCCGCCACCCCGGCGCTGATGCCTGCCGGCGCGAGCAGGCGAGGCTCCACGGACGTGCTCGGGGCGGTGACCGTGACCGCGGGCCTCGCCGTGGGCGTGTACGCGATCGTGCGCGCACCCGAGGCAGGTTGGGGATCGGCCGAAACCGTGATCGGGCTCGTCCTCGCCGTGGCGCTGCTCGGCGTTTTCCTTGCCATGCAGGCCAAGCGCCGCGCACCGTTGGTACGGCTGGGCATCTTCGGCACGCCGAACCTCGGCGCGGCCAACCTCGCTCAGTTGCTGCTGGGCGCTGCGTGGATCCCGATGTGGTTCTTCCTCAACCTCTACCTGCAGCAGGTGCTCGGACTCGGCGCGTTCGCGAGCGGATCGGCGCTGCTGCCGACAACCACGATCATCATGGTGATCATGATCGCGGTCGCCCCCCGGCTGATGGCTCGCTTCGGTGCCAAGCCGATGGTCGTCGCCGGGCTCGTGGTACTGGCGCTGGGTCTGGTGTGGCTGTCGTTCGTGCGTCCCACCGGCAGCTTCTGGGCGGACGTGCTGCCCGCCTCGCTGGTCACCGCGACAGGCATGGCGCTGGCGTTCGTCCCGTCGCTGGGTACCGCGATCTCCAGCGCCCGGCCCGAGGAGGGCGGTCTCGCATCCGGCATCGTCAACACCAGCTACCAGATCGGCTCCGCGCTGGGGTTGGCCGCGATGACCGCACTCGCCACGTCGCTGGGTGCGGGCAGGCTCGGTGAACCCGAAGCGCTGACCGACGGTATATCCGCCGCCTTCCTCGGCGCGGCCGGTATCGCCGTCGCCGGTGCGCTCCTCGCGGGAGCGACGCTGCGCGGCCGCCGCACGGCGGCGCCGTCACAGCCCAGCGGCGCCGACAGCGTGGACAGCCTCGCGTAA